A single Pan troglodytes isolate AG18354 chromosome X, NHGRI_mPanTro3-v2.0_pri, whole genome shotgun sequence DNA region contains:
- the SLC7A3 gene encoding cationic amino acid transporter 3 yields MPWQAFRRFGQKLVRRRTLESGMAETRLARCLSTLDLVALGVGSTLGAGVYVLAGEVAKDKAGPSIVICFLVAALSSVLAGLCYAEFGARVPRSGSAYLYSYVTVGELWAFTTGWNLILSYVIGTASVARAWSSAFDNLIGNHISKTLQGSIALHVPHVLAEYPDFFALGLVLLLTGLLALGASESALVTKVFTGVNLLVLGFVMISGFIKGDVHNWKLTEEDYELAMAELNDTYSLGPLGSGGFVPFGFEGILRGAATCFYAFVGFDCIATTGEEAQNPQRSIPMGIVISLSVCFLAYFGVSSALTLMMPYYQLQPESPLPEAFLYIGWAPARYVVAVGSLCALSTSLLGSMFPMPRVIYAMAEDGLLFRVLARIHTGTRTPIIATVVSGIIAAFMAFLFKLTDLVDLMSIGTLLAYSLVSICVLILRYQPDQETKTGEEVELQEEAITTESEKLTLWGLFFPLNSIPTPLSGQIVYVCSSLLAVLLTALCLVLAQWSVPLLSGDLVWTAVVVLLLLLIIGIIVVIWRQPQSSTPLHFKVPALPLLPLMSIFVNIYLMMQMTAGTWARFGVWMLIGFAIYFGYGIQHSLEEIKSNQPSRKSRAKTVDLDPGTLYVHSV; encoded by the exons ATGCCGTGGCAAGCATTTCGCAGATTTGGTCAAAAGCTGGTACGCAGACGTACACTGGAGTCAGGCATGGCTGAGACTCGCCTTGCCAGATGCCTAAGCACCCTGGATTTAGTGGCCCTGGGTGTGGGCAGCACATTGGGTGCAGGCGTGTATGTCCTAGCTGGCGAGGTGGCCAAAGATAAAGCAGGGCCATCCATTGTGATCTGCTTTTTGGTGGCTGCCCTGTCTTCTGTGTTGGCTGGGCTGTGCTATGCGGAGTTTGGTGCCCGGGTTCCCCGTTCTGGTTCGGCATATCTCTACAGCTATGTCACTGTGGGTGAACTCTGGGCCTTCACCACTGGCTGGAACCTCATCCTCTCCTATGTCATTG GTACAGCCAGTGTGGCCCGGGCCTGGAGCTCTGCTTTTGACAACCTGATTGGGAACCACATCTCTAAGACTCTGCAGGGGTCCATTGCACTGCACGTGCCCCATGTCCTTGCAGAATATCCAGATTTCTTTGCTTTGGGCCTCGTGTTGCTGCTCACTG GATTGTTGGCTCTCGGGGCTAGTGAGTCGGCCCTGGTTACCAAAGTGTTCACAGGTGTGAACCTTTTGGTTCTTGGGTTCGTCATGATCTCTGGCTTCATTAAGGGGGACGTGCACAACTGGAAGCTCACAGAAGAGGACTACGAATTGGCCATGGCTGAACTCAATGACACCTATAG CTTGGGTCCTCTAGGCTCTGGAGGATTTGTGCCTTTCGGCTTCGAGGGAATTCTCCGTGGAGCAGCGACCTGTTTCTATGCATTTGTTGGTTTCGACTGTATTGCTACCACTG GAGAAGAAGCCCAGAATCCCCAGCGTTCCATCCCGATGGGCATTGTGATCTCACTGTCTGTCTGCTTTTTGGCGTATTTTGGTGTCTCTTCTGCACTCACCCTGATGATGCCTTACTACCAGCTTCAGCCTGAGAGCCCTTTGCCTGAGGCATTTCTCTACATTGGATGGGCTCCTGCCCGCTATGTTGTGGCTGTTGGCTCCCTCTGTGCTCTTTCTACCAG cctcctgggctccatgTTCCCCATGCCTCGGGTGATCTACGCGATGGCAGAGGATGGCCTCCTGTTCCGTGTACTTGCTCGGATCCACACCGGCACACGCACCCCAATCATAGCCACCGTGGTCTCTGGCATTATTGCAG CATTCATGGCATTCCTCTTCAAACTCACTGATCTTGTGGACCTCATGTCAATTGGGACCCTGCTTGCTTACTCCCTGGTGTCGATTTGTGTTCTCATCCTCAG GTATCAGCCTGATCAGGAGACAAAGACTGGGGAAGAAGTGGAGTTGCAGGAGGAGGCAATAACTACTGAATCAGAGAAGTTGACCCTATGGGGACTATTTTTCCCACTCAACTCCATCCCCACTCCACTCTCTGGCCAAATTGTCTATGTTTGTTCCTCATTGCTTG CTGTCCTGCTGACTGCTCTTTGCCTGGTGCTGGCCCAGTGGTCAGTTCCATTGCTTTCTGGAGACCTGGTGTGGACTGCAGTGGTTGTGCTGCTCCTGCTGCTCATTATTGGGATCATTGTGGTCATCTGGAGACAGCCACAGAGCTCCACTCCCCTTCACTTTAAG GTGCCTGCTTTGCCTCTCCTCCCACTAATGAGCATCTTTGTGAATATTTACCTTATGATGCAGATGACAGCTGGTACCTGGGCCCGATTTGGGGTCTGGATGCTGATTG GCTTTGCTATCTACTTCGGCTATGGGATCCAGCACAGCCTGGAAGAGATTAAGAGTAACCAACCCTCACGCAAGTCTAGAGCCAAAACTGTAGACCTTGATCCCGGCACTCTCTATGTCCACTCAGTTTGA